One window of Manihot esculenta cultivar AM560-2 chromosome 17, M.esculenta_v8, whole genome shotgun sequence genomic DNA carries:
- the LOC110604550 gene encoding uncharacterized protein LOC110604550 isoform X2, producing MAGIDPQRQLLNLIRDCTSEKSQGERRVVGLRKRVEELRSELEAANAELEGTKRFKETTEQDLKGYEVELAMNIATIHTLEGRISQIQDEISSIGSEVERLKHEERTARQMSIEVQKKKIGMVVFNSAPMMHSYCICRDAFICQMFELNTRIRNFQNRIASNFYEANNVGSAEEADQKVLMEVPMETDSRALEDELALLVSQITKEEQEYLAEQSFQKQVQQEYVDLQRKVSLMEVITKETKALQDLIRQTSELEQIYASLGEQLQKKCVCPGCQTDNVESLRGIFQADEQIHLV from the exons ATGGCCGGAATAGATCCACAGAGGCAACTCCTAAACCTAATTCGAGATTGCACCTCCGAGAAATCACAAGGAG AGAGAAGGGTGGTTGGGCTAAGGAAGAGAGTTGAAGAGCTTCGATCTGAGCTTGAAGCGGCAAATGCGGAGCTCGAAGGAACAAAGCGGTTCAAAGAAACTACTGAGCAAGATCTTAAAGGCTACGAAGTTGAACTGGCTATGAACATTGCTACTATTCACACCCTAGAG GGAAGAATTTCTCAGATTCAAGATGAAATATCCTCCATTGGATCGGAAGTAGAGCGTCTTAAG CATGAAGAAAGGACCGCACG GCAAATGTCTATTGaagttcaaaagaaaaaaattggtATGGTTGTATTTAATTCTGCTCCTATGATGCATTCTTACTGTATATGCAGAGATGCCTTTATTTGCCAGATGTTCGAGCTTAACACCAGGATAAG GAACTTCCAGAACAGAATAGCTTCCAACTTCTATGAAGCAAATAATGTTGGAAGTGCAGAAG AAGCAGATCAGAAAGTTTTAATGGAGGTACCCATGGAAACTGATTCAAGAGCTTTAGAGGACGAGCTTGCTCTTCTTGTTTCTCAAATAACTAAAGAGGAACAAGAATACCTGGCAGAACAGAGTTTCCAAAAGCAA GTCCAGCAGGAATATGTGGATCTTCAGAGGAAGGTTTCTTTGATGGAGGTGATAACAAAAGAAACAAAAGCACTGCAGGATTTGATTAG GCAGACTTCTGAATTGGAACAAATTTATGCTTCTCTTGGTGAGCAGTTGCAGAAGAAGTGTGTGTGTCCCGGCTGTCAGACAGATAATGTAGAGTCTCTAAGGGGAATTTTTCAGGCAGATGAGCAAATTCATCTCGTGTAA
- the LOC110604550 gene encoding centrosome-associated protein CEP250 isoform X5, with protein sequence MAGIDPQRQLLNLIRDCTSEKSQGERRVVGLRKRVEELRSELEAANAELEGTKRFKETTEQDLKGYEVELAMNIATIHTLEGRISQIQDEISSIGSEVERLKHEERTARDAFICQMFELNTRIRNFQNRIASNFYEANNVGSAEEADQKVLMEVPMETDSRALEDELALLVSQITKEEQEYLAEQSFQKQVQQEYVDLQRKVSLMEVITKETKALQDLIRQTSELEQIYASLGEQLQKKCVCPGCQTDNVESLRGIFQADEQIHLV encoded by the exons ATGGCCGGAATAGATCCACAGAGGCAACTCCTAAACCTAATTCGAGATTGCACCTCCGAGAAATCACAAGGAG AGAGAAGGGTGGTTGGGCTAAGGAAGAGAGTTGAAGAGCTTCGATCTGAGCTTGAAGCGGCAAATGCGGAGCTCGAAGGAACAAAGCGGTTCAAAGAAACTACTGAGCAAGATCTTAAAGGCTACGAAGTTGAACTGGCTATGAACATTGCTACTATTCACACCCTAGAG GGAAGAATTTCTCAGATTCAAGATGAAATATCCTCCATTGGATCGGAAGTAGAGCGTCTTAAG CATGAAGAAAGGACCGCACG AGATGCCTTTATTTGCCAGATGTTCGAGCTTAACACCAGGATAAG GAACTTCCAGAACAGAATAGCTTCCAACTTCTATGAAGCAAATAATGTTGGAAGTGCAGAAG AAGCAGATCAGAAAGTTTTAATGGAGGTACCCATGGAAACTGATTCAAGAGCTTTAGAGGACGAGCTTGCTCTTCTTGTTTCTCAAATAACTAAAGAGGAACAAGAATACCTGGCAGAACAGAGTTTCCAAAAGCAA GTCCAGCAGGAATATGTGGATCTTCAGAGGAAGGTTTCTTTGATGGAGGTGATAACAAAAGAAACAAAAGCACTGCAGGATTTGATTAG GCAGACTTCTGAATTGGAACAAATTTATGCTTCTCTTGGTGAGCAGTTGCAGAAGAAGTGTGTGTGTCCCGGCTGTCAGACAGATAATGTAGAGTCTCTAAGGGGAATTTTTCAGGCAGATGAGCAAATTCATCTCGTGTAA
- the LOC110604550 gene encoding uncharacterized protein LOC110604550 isoform X1, giving the protein MAGIDPQRQLLNLIRDCTSEKSQGERRVVGLRKRVEELRSELEAANAELEGTKRFKETTEQDLKGYEVELAMNIATIHTLEGRISQIQDEISSIGSEVERLKHEERTARQMSIEVQKKKIGMVVFNSAPMMHSYCICRDAFICQMFELNTRIRNFQNRIASNFYEANNVGSAEDISEADQKVLMEVPMETDSRALEDELALLVSQITKEEQEYLAEQSFQKQVQQEYVDLQRKVSLMEVITKETKALQDLIRQTSELEQIYASLGEQLQKKCVCPGCQTDNVESLRGIFQADEQIHLV; this is encoded by the exons ATGGCCGGAATAGATCCACAGAGGCAACTCCTAAACCTAATTCGAGATTGCACCTCCGAGAAATCACAAGGAG AGAGAAGGGTGGTTGGGCTAAGGAAGAGAGTTGAAGAGCTTCGATCTGAGCTTGAAGCGGCAAATGCGGAGCTCGAAGGAACAAAGCGGTTCAAAGAAACTACTGAGCAAGATCTTAAAGGCTACGAAGTTGAACTGGCTATGAACATTGCTACTATTCACACCCTAGAG GGAAGAATTTCTCAGATTCAAGATGAAATATCCTCCATTGGATCGGAAGTAGAGCGTCTTAAG CATGAAGAAAGGACCGCACG GCAAATGTCTATTGaagttcaaaagaaaaaaattggtATGGTTGTATTTAATTCTGCTCCTATGATGCATTCTTACTGTATATGCAGAGATGCCTTTATTTGCCAGATGTTCGAGCTTAACACCAGGATAAG GAACTTCCAGAACAGAATAGCTTCCAACTTCTATGAAGCAAATAATGTTGGAAGTGCAGAAG ACATTTCAGAAGCAGATCAGAAAGTTTTAATGGAGGTACCCATGGAAACTGATTCAAGAGCTTTAGAGGACGAGCTTGCTCTTCTTGTTTCTCAAATAACTAAAGAGGAACAAGAATACCTGGCAGAACAGAGTTTCCAAAAGCAA GTCCAGCAGGAATATGTGGATCTTCAGAGGAAGGTTTCTTTGATGGAGGTGATAACAAAAGAAACAAAAGCACTGCAGGATTTGATTAG GCAGACTTCTGAATTGGAACAAATTTATGCTTCTCTTGGTGAGCAGTTGCAGAAGAAGTGTGTGTGTCCCGGCTGTCAGACAGATAATGTAGAGTCTCTAAGGGGAATTTTTCAGGCAGATGAGCAAATTCATCTCGTGTAA
- the LOC110604550 gene encoding uncharacterized protein LOC110604550 isoform X4 → MAGIDPQRQLLNLIRDCTSEKSQGERRVVGLRKRVEELRSELEAANAELEGTKRFKETTEQDLKGYEVELAMNIATIHTLEGRISQIQDEISSIGSEVERLKHEERTARDAFICQMFELNTRIRNFQNRIASNFYEANNVGSAEDISEADQKVLMEVPMETDSRALEDELALLVSQITKEEQEYLAEQSFQKQVQQEYVDLQRKVSLMEVITKETKALQDLIRQTSELEQIYASLGEQLQKKCVCPGCQTDNVESLRGIFQADEQIHLV, encoded by the exons ATGGCCGGAATAGATCCACAGAGGCAACTCCTAAACCTAATTCGAGATTGCACCTCCGAGAAATCACAAGGAG AGAGAAGGGTGGTTGGGCTAAGGAAGAGAGTTGAAGAGCTTCGATCTGAGCTTGAAGCGGCAAATGCGGAGCTCGAAGGAACAAAGCGGTTCAAAGAAACTACTGAGCAAGATCTTAAAGGCTACGAAGTTGAACTGGCTATGAACATTGCTACTATTCACACCCTAGAG GGAAGAATTTCTCAGATTCAAGATGAAATATCCTCCATTGGATCGGAAGTAGAGCGTCTTAAG CATGAAGAAAGGACCGCACG AGATGCCTTTATTTGCCAGATGTTCGAGCTTAACACCAGGATAAG GAACTTCCAGAACAGAATAGCTTCCAACTTCTATGAAGCAAATAATGTTGGAAGTGCAGAAG ACATTTCAGAAGCAGATCAGAAAGTTTTAATGGAGGTACCCATGGAAACTGATTCAAGAGCTTTAGAGGACGAGCTTGCTCTTCTTGTTTCTCAAATAACTAAAGAGGAACAAGAATACCTGGCAGAACAGAGTTTCCAAAAGCAA GTCCAGCAGGAATATGTGGATCTTCAGAGGAAGGTTTCTTTGATGGAGGTGATAACAAAAGAAACAAAAGCACTGCAGGATTTGATTAG GCAGACTTCTGAATTGGAACAAATTTATGCTTCTCTTGGTGAGCAGTTGCAGAAGAAGTGTGTGTGTCCCGGCTGTCAGACAGATAATGTAGAGTCTCTAAGGGGAATTTTTCAGGCAGATGAGCAAATTCATCTCGTGTAA
- the LOC110604550 gene encoding uncharacterized protein LOC110604550 isoform X3, translating to MAGIDPQRQLLNLIRDCTSEKSQGERRVVGLRKRVEELRSELEAANAELEGTKRFKETTEQDLKGYEVELAMNIATIHTLEGRISQIQDEISSIGSEVERLKHEERTARQMSIEVQKKKIGMVVFNSAPMMHSYCICRDAFICQMFELNTRIRNFQNRIASNFYEANNVGSAEDISEADQKVLMEVPMETDSRALEDELALLVSQITKEEQEYLAEQSFQKQVQQEYVDLQRKVSLMEVITKETKALQDLIRLLNWNKFMLLLVSSCRRSVCVPAVRQIM from the exons ATGGCCGGAATAGATCCACAGAGGCAACTCCTAAACCTAATTCGAGATTGCACCTCCGAGAAATCACAAGGAG AGAGAAGGGTGGTTGGGCTAAGGAAGAGAGTTGAAGAGCTTCGATCTGAGCTTGAAGCGGCAAATGCGGAGCTCGAAGGAACAAAGCGGTTCAAAGAAACTACTGAGCAAGATCTTAAAGGCTACGAAGTTGAACTGGCTATGAACATTGCTACTATTCACACCCTAGAG GGAAGAATTTCTCAGATTCAAGATGAAATATCCTCCATTGGATCGGAAGTAGAGCGTCTTAAG CATGAAGAAAGGACCGCACG GCAAATGTCTATTGaagttcaaaagaaaaaaattggtATGGTTGTATTTAATTCTGCTCCTATGATGCATTCTTACTGTATATGCAGAGATGCCTTTATTTGCCAGATGTTCGAGCTTAACACCAGGATAAG GAACTTCCAGAACAGAATAGCTTCCAACTTCTATGAAGCAAATAATGTTGGAAGTGCAGAAG ACATTTCAGAAGCAGATCAGAAAGTTTTAATGGAGGTACCCATGGAAACTGATTCAAGAGCTTTAGAGGACGAGCTTGCTCTTCTTGTTTCTCAAATAACTAAAGAGGAACAAGAATACCTGGCAGAACAGAGTTTCCAAAAGCAA GTCCAGCAGGAATATGTGGATCTTCAGAGGAAGGTTTCTTTGATGGAGGTGATAACAAAAGAAACAAAAGCACTGCAGGATTTGATTAG ACTTCTGAATTGGAACAAATTTATGCTTCTCTTGGTGAGCAGTTGCAGAAGAAGTGTGTGTGTCCCGGCTGTCAGACAGATAATGTAG
- the LOC110604550 gene encoding uncharacterized protein LOC110604550 isoform X6, which yields MAGIDPQRQLLNLIRDCTSEKSQGERRVVGLRKRVEELRSELEAANAELEGTKRFKETTEQDLKGYEVELAMNIATIHTLEGRISQIQDEISSIGSEVERLKHEERTARQMSIEVQKKKIGMVVFNSAPMMHSYCICRDAFICQMFELNTRIRNFQNRIASNFYEANNVGSAEDISEADQKVLMEVPMETDSRALEDELALLVSQITKEEQEYLAEQSFQKQVQQEYVDLQRKVSLMEVITKETKALQDLIRYPCKFPN from the exons ATGGCCGGAATAGATCCACAGAGGCAACTCCTAAACCTAATTCGAGATTGCACCTCCGAGAAATCACAAGGAG AGAGAAGGGTGGTTGGGCTAAGGAAGAGAGTTGAAGAGCTTCGATCTGAGCTTGAAGCGGCAAATGCGGAGCTCGAAGGAACAAAGCGGTTCAAAGAAACTACTGAGCAAGATCTTAAAGGCTACGAAGTTGAACTGGCTATGAACATTGCTACTATTCACACCCTAGAG GGAAGAATTTCTCAGATTCAAGATGAAATATCCTCCATTGGATCGGAAGTAGAGCGTCTTAAG CATGAAGAAAGGACCGCACG GCAAATGTCTATTGaagttcaaaagaaaaaaattggtATGGTTGTATTTAATTCTGCTCCTATGATGCATTCTTACTGTATATGCAGAGATGCCTTTATTTGCCAGATGTTCGAGCTTAACACCAGGATAAG GAACTTCCAGAACAGAATAGCTTCCAACTTCTATGAAGCAAATAATGTTGGAAGTGCAGAAG ACATTTCAGAAGCAGATCAGAAAGTTTTAATGGAGGTACCCATGGAAACTGATTCAAGAGCTTTAGAGGACGAGCTTGCTCTTCTTGTTTCTCAAATAACTAAAGAGGAACAAGAATACCTGGCAGAACAGAGTTTCCAAAAGCAA GTCCAGCAGGAATATGTGGATCTTCAGAGGAAGGTTTCTTTGATGGAGGTGATAACAAAAGAAACAAAAGCACTGCAGGATTTGATTAGATATCCTTGCAAATTTCCTAATTGA
- the LOC110604550 gene encoding uncharacterized protein LOC110604550 isoform X7, with amino-acid sequence MAGIDPQRQLLNLIRDCTSEKSQGERRVVGLRKRVEELRSELEAANAELEGTKRFKETTEQDLKGYEVELAMNIATIHTLEGRISQIQDEISSIGSEVERLKHEERTARQMSIEVQKKKIGMVVFNSAPMMHSYCICRDAFICQMFELNTRIRNFQNRIASNFYEANNVGSAEDISEADQKVLMEVPMETDSRALEDELALLVSQITKEEQEYLAEQSFQKQFPVGPAGICGSSEEGFFDGGDNKRNKSTAGFD; translated from the exons ATGGCCGGAATAGATCCACAGAGGCAACTCCTAAACCTAATTCGAGATTGCACCTCCGAGAAATCACAAGGAG AGAGAAGGGTGGTTGGGCTAAGGAAGAGAGTTGAAGAGCTTCGATCTGAGCTTGAAGCGGCAAATGCGGAGCTCGAAGGAACAAAGCGGTTCAAAGAAACTACTGAGCAAGATCTTAAAGGCTACGAAGTTGAACTGGCTATGAACATTGCTACTATTCACACCCTAGAG GGAAGAATTTCTCAGATTCAAGATGAAATATCCTCCATTGGATCGGAAGTAGAGCGTCTTAAG CATGAAGAAAGGACCGCACG GCAAATGTCTATTGaagttcaaaagaaaaaaattggtATGGTTGTATTTAATTCTGCTCCTATGATGCATTCTTACTGTATATGCAGAGATGCCTTTATTTGCCAGATGTTCGAGCTTAACACCAGGATAAG GAACTTCCAGAACAGAATAGCTTCCAACTTCTATGAAGCAAATAATGTTGGAAGTGCAGAAG ACATTTCAGAAGCAGATCAGAAAGTTTTAATGGAGGTACCCATGGAAACTGATTCAAGAGCTTTAGAGGACGAGCTTGCTCTTCTTGTTTCTCAAATAACTAAAGAGGAACAAGAATACCTGGCAGAACAGAGTTTCCAAAAGCAA TTTCCTGTAGGTCCAGCAGGAATATGTGGATCTTCAGAGGAAGGTTTCTTTGATGGAGGTGATAACAAAAGAAACAAAAGCACTGCAGGATTTGATTAG